In Salvelinus alpinus chromosome 22, SLU_Salpinus.1, whole genome shotgun sequence, one genomic interval encodes:
- the LOC139549420 gene encoding 2-phosphoxylose phosphatase 1-like has protein sequence MLARNLFILLVVVGAVLAIVSLSLQFFHLIPTTPMGEERPPQGQGQGQGKSRKRVIPVPNTEAPEPDPIAEAYGYCNTPDRSEQAWEGHSPVDYKLLSVQVMIRHGDRYPLYAIPKTKRPAIDCTLSPKRKPSHPQLNSFIGHMAQGGRGRWEGSLSSFPRLPNHSACEMGELTQTGVVQHLRNGQLLRLAYKRHKLLPPNWSTKQVWVETTGRSRTLQSGMALLYGFLPDFDWSRLTVHHQWSTLFCGSACDCPARNPYLEEEQRRQYRLRAADTELERTYADMARTLGLPPRQLRAANPIDSLLCHLCHGLSFPCVAAGSALGSGGCLTLAQFAVIRRQQLEDEVDRKRVGLYRRYAVLATHPYLNRTANRMERVAKANAPGRKPRAGGEEAFTLSSAHDVTVAPLLSALGLEDALFPRFAARVVFELWKSPPATQGQRKGQGQGQDKAAWLKGERSKVGNWGDMFVRVLYNGEDVTFHTTFCRSHDRNAAQPLCPLGNFLSFVKKDMFNVLNATSYHNACYRRTG, from the exons tccaccTAATCCCCACTACACCCATGGGTGAGGAGCGGCCCCCCCAGGGTCAAGGCCAGGGCCAAGGGAAGAGCAGGAAGAGAGTGATCCCTGTCCCCAACACAGAGGCTCCTGAACCAGACCCTATCGCTGAGGCTTATGGCTACTGCAACACCCCCGACCGCTCTGAACAGGCCTGGGAGG GACACAGCCCTGTGGACTACAAGCTGCTGTCTGTCCAGGTGATGATTCGCCATGGCGACCGTTACCCCCTTTATGCCATCCCCAAAACCAAGCGGCCTGCCATCGACTGCACGTTGTCCCCAAAGAG GAAACCCTCCCACCCCCAGCTGAATTCTTTCATTGGTCACATGGCCCAGGGGGGGCGTGGCCGCTGGGAGGGGAGTCTCAGCTCGTTTCCCCGCCTCCCTAACCACAGCGCCTGTGAGATGGGTGAGCTCACTCAGACAG GTGTGGTGCAGCACTTACGCAATGGCCAGCTCCTTCGCCTAGCCTACAAGCGTCACAAACTCCTCCCGCCCAATTGGTCGACCAAGCAGGTGTGGGTGGAGACTACGGGCAGGAGCCGCACCCTCCAGAGCGGGATGGCTCTTCTGTATGGGTTCCTGCCCGACTTTGACTGGAGCCGTCTGACAGTCCACCACCAGTGGAGCACGTTGTTCTGTGGCTCAGCCTGCGACTGTCCTGCTAGGAACCCCTAtctggaggaggagcagaggagacagTACCGCCTCAGAGCGGCAGACACTGAACTGGAGAGGACCTACGCAGACATGGCCCGTACGCTAGGTCTGCCCCCGCGCCAGCTCAGAGCTGCCAACCCTATAGACTCTCTGCTGTGCCACCTGTGCCACGGCCTGTCCTTCCCCTGTGTGGCAGCAGGGAGTGCTCTCGGCAGTGGGGGCTGTCTGACTCTGGCCCAGTTCGCTGTGATCCGGAGGCAGCAGTTAGAGGACGAGGTGGACAGGAAGAGGGTGGGACTGTATCGCCGCTACGCCGTGCTCGCCACGCACCCCTACCTCAACCGCACCGCCAATCGGATGGAGCGCGTCGCCAAGGCCAACGCTCCGGGACGAAAACCCCgcgctggaggagaggaggcgttCACCCTGTCTTCGGCTCACGACGTCACTGTGGCGCCGTTACTAAGCGCCCTGGGCTTGGAGGATGCACTCTTCCCGAGGTTTGCGGCGAGGGTTGTGTTTGAGTTGTGGAAGAGTCCGCCCGCAACACAGGGACAACGTAAGGGGCAAGGCCAGGGCCAGGATAAGGCTGCGTGGTTGAAAGGGGAGAGGTCAAAGGTTGGTAATTGGGGAGACATGTTTGTGAGGGTTCTGTACAACGGAGAGGATGTGACTTTCCATACCACCTTCTGTCGCTCACATGACCGCAACGCCGCACAGCCGCTATGCCCCCTGGGTAACTTCCTGTCGTTCGTCAAGAAAGACATGTTCAATGTCCTCAATGCCACGTCCTACCACAACGCCTGCTACCGACGGACAGGCTGA